A part of Vicia villosa cultivar HV-30 ecotype Madison, WI unplaced genomic scaffold, Vvil1.0 ctg.000643F_1_1, whole genome shotgun sequence genomic DNA contains:
- the LOC131630104 gene encoding cytochrome P450 85A-like, whose translation MVFFMAIFGVFLILCLCSALLRWNELRYRKKGLPPGTMGWPVFGETTEFLKQGPNFMKNQRLRFGSFFKSHILGCPTIVSMDTEVNRYILMNESKGLVPGYPQSMLDILGKSNIAAVHGSTHKYLRGALLSIISPSMIRDQILPKIDEFMSFQLSNWDDKIINIQEKTKEMVFMSSLKQIASIDSNSKIADSFKTEFFKLVLGTISLPINLPGTNYHRGFQARKNIINILRQLLKERRATNETHKDILGCLMENEENKYKLSDEEIIDLVITLMYSGYETVSTTSMMAVKYLHDHPKALEEIRKEHLAIRERKKPNEPIDFNDIKSMKFTRAVIFETSRLATIVNGVLRKTSQDMELNGYLIPKGWRIYVYTREINYDPFLYPEPLAFNPWRWMDKSLESKNYFLLFGGGTRLCPGKEAGITEISTFLHYLLTRYRWEETGEDKLMKFPRVQAPNGLHMKFSSYN comes from the exons atggtttTTTTCATGGCAATTTTTGGTGTTTTCTTGATTCTCTGTTTATGCTCTGCTCTTTTGCGATGGAACGAATTAAGATATAGGAAGAAAGGTTTACCTCCTGGCACAATGGGATGGCCAGTTTTTGGAGAGACAACTGAGTTTCTAAAACAAGGTCCAAATTTCATGAAAAATCAAAGATTAAg GTTTGGAAGTTTTTTCAAATCACATATACTTGGTTGTCCTACAATAGTTTCAATGGACACAGAGGTTAATAGATACATATTAATGAATGAATCAAAGGGTCTTGTTCCTGGATATCCTCAATCTATGTTGGATATCTTAGGAAAATCTAATATTGCAGCTGTTCATGGTTCAACTCACAAGTACTTGAGAGGAGCACTTCTTTCTATCATTAGTCCGAGTATGATTAGAGATCAAATTTTGCCTAAAATTGATGAGTTTATGAGCTTTCAATTGAGTAATTGGGATGACAAAATCATCAACATTCAAGAGAAAACTAAAGAG ATGGTGTTTATGTCATCTTTGAAGCAGATTGCAAGTATAGACTCAAACTCCAAAATTGCTGATTCTTTCAAGACAGagttttttaaacttgttttAGGAACCATTTCCTTACCTATTAATCTTCCCGGAACAAATTACCACCGCGGATTTCAG GCAAGGAAGAACATAATTAACATTTTGAGACAGTTACTAAAGGAAAGAAGAGCAACCAATGAAACTCACAAAGACATTCTTGGTTGTTTAatggaaaatgaagaaaataagtacAAATTAAGTGATGAAGAAATAATTGACCTAGTAATTACACTTATGTATTCTGGTTATGAAACTGTTTCAACCACATCAATGATGGCTGTCAAGTACCTCCATGATCATCCCAAAGCTCTTGAAGAAATTAGA AAAGAGCATTTGGCTATAAGAGAGAGGAAAAAACCAAATGAACCAATTGATTTCAATGATATCAAATCAATGAAGTTTACACGTGCG gTGATTTTTGAGACATCACGATTGGCTACAATAGTTAATGGAGTTCTAAGGAAAACCTCTCAAGATATGGAACTAAAtg gaTATTTGATTCCTAAAGGATGGAGAATATATGTGTATACAAGAGAAATAAATTATGATCCTTTTTTGTATCCAGAACCATTAGCATTCAATCCATGGAGATGGATG GATAAAAGTTTAGaatcaaaaaattatttcttGTTATTTGGAGGTGGTACTAGACTTTGTCCAGGAAAAGAGGCAGGAATCACAGAAATTTCAACTTTCTTACACTATCTTCTAACTAGATACAG GTGGGAAGAAACAGGGGAAGATAAACTAATGAAGTTTCCTAGAGTTCAAGCACCAAATGGATTACACATGAAATTTTCATCTTATAATTAG